A single genomic interval of Nocardioides nitrophenolicus harbors:
- a CDS encoding PAC2 family protein, producing MEIETVPELVRPVVIAAFEGWNDAAESATAVVDHLMKAWDARVVAAIDPEEFYDFQVNRPTVGIDENGFRKLTWPSTHIAVASPPDLDRDVILVRGIEPNMRWRQFTAEILATIDDLGGELFVTLGALLSDSPHTRPIPVSGSTTEADLMDRLVLEQSTYEGPTGIVGVLQDACARVDIPAVSYWAAVPHYVAQPPCPKATLALLTRLEDLLEIPMPLGDLPDEARAWERGVDELAEEDEDIADYVRSLEESRDTADLPEASGEAIAREFERYLKRRGEES from the coding sequence ATGGAGATCGAGACGGTCCCCGAGCTGGTCCGGCCCGTGGTGATCGCGGCGTTCGAGGGATGGAACGACGCCGCCGAGTCGGCGACCGCGGTGGTCGACCACCTGATGAAGGCGTGGGACGCCCGGGTCGTCGCGGCGATCGACCCGGAGGAGTTCTACGACTTCCAGGTCAACCGGCCCACCGTCGGCATCGACGAGAACGGCTTCCGCAAGCTGACCTGGCCCAGCACCCACATCGCGGTCGCCTCTCCCCCGGACCTGGACCGCGACGTGATCCTGGTCCGCGGGATCGAGCCCAACATGCGCTGGCGCCAGTTCACCGCCGAGATCCTCGCCACCATCGACGACCTCGGCGGCGAGCTGTTCGTCACCCTCGGCGCCCTGCTCTCCGACAGCCCCCACACGCGGCCGATCCCGGTGTCCGGCTCCACCACCGAGGCGGACCTGATGGACCGGCTGGTCCTCGAGCAGTCGACGTACGAGGGACCGACCGGGATCGTCGGGGTGCTCCAAGACGCCTGCGCCCGGGTCGACATCCCCGCGGTGTCCTACTGGGCCGCGGTCCCCCACTACGTCGCCCAGCCGCCGTGCCCCAAGGCCACCTTGGCGCTGCTCACCCGGCTCGAGGACCTGCTCGAGATCCCGATGCCCCTCGGCGACCTGCCCGACGAGGCGCGGGCCTGGGAGCGCGGGGTCGACGAGCTGGCCGAGGAGGACGAGGACATCGCCGACTACGTCCGCTCGCTGGAGGAGTCGCGCGACACCGCCGACCTCCCCGAGGCGTCCGGCGAGGCGATCGCCCGGGAGTTCGAGCGGTATCTCAAGCGGCGGGGCGAGGAGTCCTAG
- the mshC gene encoding cysteine--1-D-myo-inosityl 2-amino-2-deoxy-alpha-D-glucopyranoside ligase — MRAWNAPGLPVLPVTGPQVVLHDTATGGKVESRPDGAARLYVCGITPYDATHIGHANTYVAFDLLNRAWRNAGHDVRYVQNVTDVDDPLLERADKVGVDWVELAERETELFRKDMEALRVLPPVEYVGAVESIPLVIELIERLEAAGSIYRVDQDLYFSVAADPAFGAESNYDRDTMLRFFAERGGDPDRDGKKDPLDCVVWRGEREGEPSWDSPFGPGRPGWHIECAAIALQHLGGAFEVQAGGSDLVFPHHEMCAGHVQVATGEPFAKVYSHAGMVAYDGQKMSKSLGNLVFVSALRNSDIDPMAIRLALLRHHYRTDWEWTDAQLWQAVDDVAAWRRALALGAGAPAAPVVEEILAALADDLDAPRATAAVDAWVRATLGTDGLADTGDAEAAVTLLPVLDAALGLAL; from the coding sequence ATGCGCGCATGGAACGCACCGGGCCTCCCGGTGCTCCCGGTCACCGGCCCCCAGGTCGTCCTCCACGACACCGCGACGGGCGGCAAGGTCGAGAGCCGCCCCGACGGCGCCGCGCGCCTGTACGTCTGCGGGATCACCCCCTACGACGCCACGCACATCGGCCACGCCAACACCTACGTCGCCTTCGACCTACTCAACCGCGCGTGGCGCAACGCCGGACACGACGTCCGCTACGTCCAGAACGTCACCGACGTCGACGACCCGCTGCTCGAGCGGGCCGACAAGGTCGGCGTCGACTGGGTCGAGCTGGCGGAGCGCGAGACCGAGCTGTTCCGCAAGGACATGGAGGCACTGCGGGTGCTCCCGCCGGTCGAGTACGTCGGCGCGGTCGAGTCGATCCCGCTCGTCATCGAGCTGATCGAGCGGCTCGAGGCCGCGGGCTCGATCTACCGGGTCGACCAGGACCTCTACTTCTCCGTCGCCGCCGACCCCGCCTTCGGCGCGGAGTCCAACTACGACCGCGACACGATGCTCCGCTTCTTCGCCGAGCGCGGCGGCGACCCCGACCGCGACGGCAAGAAGGACCCGCTCGACTGCGTCGTGTGGCGCGGCGAGCGCGAGGGCGAGCCGTCCTGGGACAGCCCGTTCGGCCCCGGCCGGCCCGGCTGGCACATCGAGTGCGCGGCGATCGCGCTGCAGCACCTCGGTGGCGCCTTCGAGGTCCAGGCCGGCGGGAGCGACCTGGTCTTCCCGCACCACGAGATGTGCGCGGGGCACGTCCAGGTGGCGACGGGCGAGCCGTTCGCGAAGGTGTACTCGCACGCCGGGATGGTCGCCTACGACGGCCAGAAGATGTCGAAGTCGCTCGGCAACCTGGTCTTCGTCTCCGCGCTGCGCAACAGCGACATCGACCCGATGGCGATCCGGCTCGCCCTGCTCCGCCACCACTACCGCACCGACTGGGAGTGGACCGACGCCCAGCTGTGGCAGGCCGTCGACGACGTCGCCGCCTGGCGCCGGGCGCTCGCGCTCGGTGCGGGGGCGCCGGCCGCGCCGGTGGTCGAGGAGATCCTCGCGGCGCTGGCCGACGACCTCGACGCGCCGCGGGCCACCGCCGCCGTCGACGCCTGGGTCCGGGCCACGCTCGGCACCGACGGGCTCGCCGACACCGGTGACGCCGAGGCGGCCGTCACGCTGCTGCCCGTGCTGGACGCGGCGCTCGGGCTCGCGCTGTAG
- a CDS encoding SCO1664 family protein, producing the protein MSLEIRGRIMPASNATFLAELDGREVVYKPVAGERPLWDFPDGTLADREIAAYAVSEATGWGLVPRTWWGEGPHGPGMVQEWQEVDPDDDAVTLVRSGEVPDGWLEVVEGLDERDHPVTLVHEDSAALRRLAVYDVLVNNADRKGGHVLAMPGGHRYGVDHGVAFHHEPKLRTVLWGWAGLPLTSEETEVVTAVLAAVRGELGERLATHLAEHEIRALERRTERLLAAGVLPGPSGSWPAIPWPPF; encoded by the coding sequence GTGAGCCTGGAGATCCGCGGCCGGATCATGCCGGCCTCGAATGCCACCTTCCTCGCCGAGCTCGACGGACGCGAGGTCGTCTACAAGCCGGTCGCGGGGGAGCGGCCGCTCTGGGACTTCCCCGACGGCACCCTCGCCGACCGCGAGATCGCGGCGTACGCAGTCTCCGAGGCCACCGGCTGGGGCCTGGTGCCGCGTACCTGGTGGGGCGAGGGACCCCACGGCCCGGGCATGGTGCAGGAGTGGCAGGAGGTCGACCCCGACGACGACGCGGTCACCCTGGTCCGCTCCGGCGAGGTGCCCGACGGCTGGCTGGAGGTGGTCGAGGGGCTCGACGAGCGCGACCACCCGGTGACCCTGGTCCACGAGGACTCGGCGGCGCTGCGCCGGCTCGCGGTCTACGACGTCCTGGTCAACAACGCCGACCGCAAGGGCGGGCATGTACTCGCGATGCCCGGCGGCCACCGCTACGGCGTCGACCACGGCGTCGCCTTCCACCACGAGCCGAAGCTGCGCACCGTGCTGTGGGGCTGGGCGGGGCTGCCGCTCACCTCCGAGGAGACCGAGGTCGTCACCGCGGTGCTGGCCGCGGTCCGGGGCGAGCTCGGCGAACGGCTGGCCACCCACCTCGCCGAGCACGAGATCCGCGCGTTGGAGCGGCGTACCGAACGACTGCTCGCCGCGGGCGTGCTGCCGGGCCCGTCGGGGAGCTGGCCGGCGATCCCGTGGCCGCCCTTCTAG
- a CDS encoding DUF3090 domain-containing protein yields MPIVHGFDPPERFVAGTVGEPGSRTFFLQARAGARLVSVALEKQQVIALAERIDELLDEVIADGRTQGVVPAMAPFGLADDQPLELPIEEEFRAGTMTLSWDPDDERVVVEVFPVGEEPVELTDGEDPAELLLVRLEPGQARAFVRRAENVVGAGRPTCPFCGQPIDPDGHLCVRANGFKRREPTEQ; encoded by the coding sequence ATGCCGATCGTCCACGGATTCGACCCGCCCGAGCGCTTCGTCGCCGGCACCGTCGGCGAGCCCGGCAGTCGCACCTTCTTCCTGCAGGCCCGGGCCGGCGCCCGGCTGGTGTCGGTCGCGCTGGAGAAGCAGCAGGTCATCGCGCTCGCGGAGCGGATCGACGAGCTGCTCGACGAGGTGATCGCCGACGGGCGCACCCAGGGCGTCGTCCCGGCGATGGCGCCGTTCGGGCTCGCCGACGACCAGCCGCTGGAGCTGCCGATCGAGGAGGAGTTCCGCGCCGGCACCATGACCCTGTCGTGGGACCCCGACGACGAGCGGGTCGTGGTCGAGGTGTTCCCGGTCGGCGAGGAGCCGGTCGAGCTCACCGACGGCGAGGACCCGGCCGAGCTGCTGCTGGTCCGCCTGGAGCCTGGCCAGGCCCGGGCGTTCGTCCGCCGGGCCGAGAACGTCGTCGGCGCCGGCCGCCCGACCTGCCCGTTCTGCGGCCAGCCGATCGACCCCGACGGGCACCTGTGCGTGCGCGCCAACGGGTTCAAGCGGCGCGAGCCCACCGAGCAGTGA
- a CDS encoding histidine phosphatase family protein: MATLLLVRHGRTTANASGLLAGRTPGVRLDELGIEQAARAGGRIGTVPLAALVTSPQERCKQTAKAIAVAQRERGHAVTRAVTEKGLAECDYGEWQGRAIKELLREPLWQTVQRQPSAAVFPGGESMVAMQHRAVAAVRRIDAAVTEEHGPGAVWVAVSHGDIIKSVLADALGMHLDLFQRINVDPASVSVVRYAPDRPYVLASNTHDGDLSWLAPKPGRKRRAKAEGAVVGGGAGPGSADH, translated from the coding sequence ATGGCCACCTTGCTGCTCGTCCGCCACGGCCGGACCACCGCGAACGCCTCCGGCCTGCTCGCGGGCCGTACGCCGGGCGTCCGGCTCGACGAGCTCGGCATCGAGCAGGCAGCGCGGGCCGGCGGCCGGATCGGGACGGTCCCGCTGGCGGCGTTGGTGACCAGTCCGCAGGAGCGCTGCAAGCAGACCGCGAAGGCGATCGCGGTCGCCCAGCGCGAGCGCGGGCACGCCGTGACGAGGGCGGTCACGGAGAAGGGGCTCGCCGAGTGCGACTACGGCGAGTGGCAGGGCCGGGCGATCAAGGAGCTGCTGCGCGAGCCGCTGTGGCAGACCGTCCAGCGCCAGCCCTCGGCGGCGGTGTTCCCCGGCGGCGAGTCGATGGTCGCGATGCAGCACCGGGCCGTGGCCGCCGTACGACGCATCGACGCCGCCGTCACCGAGGAGCACGGCCCGGGTGCGGTCTGGGTGGCGGTGAGCCACGGCGACATCATCAAGTCGGTGCTCGCCGACGCCCTGGGCATGCACCTGGACCTCTTCCAGCGGATCAACGTCGACCCGGCCTCGGTGTCGGTGGTCAGGTACGCCCCCGACCGGCCCTACGTCCTCGCCAGCAACACCCACGACGGCGACCTGTCCTGGCTGGCCCCGAAGCCGGGCCGCAAGCGGCGGGCGAAGGCCGAGGGCGCCGTGGTCGGCGGCGGCGCGGGTCCTGGCTCGGCGGACCACTAG
- the corA gene encoding magnesium/cobalt transporter CorA yields the protein MIVDSAVYRQGVRLPVDCHLHDYAALRAAASAEHDFVWVGLYEPSHIELGEIAKAFDLHPLAVEDAVVAHQRPKLERYDNSLFLVLKTLWYVDEDDAVETGEINVFIGADFVITVRHGRGSALSDARHDLEKKQAVLDHGPSAVIYAVCDAVVDGYTAVVAELQVDVDEVEASVFSDKRTQDGDRIYILKRELSEVRRAVLPLREPMRRFATGAVDLVEAEAAPFFRDVSDHLAQAAEEIDTLDLLLSSAFDAHVSRIAMQQNDDMRKISAGAALVVVPTLIAGVYGMNFRHMPELDWSFGYPFALLLMASTMAGLWIFFKRSGWF from the coding sequence GTGATCGTCGACAGCGCCGTCTACCGCCAGGGCGTCCGCCTCCCGGTGGACTGCCATCTCCACGACTACGCCGCGCTGCGGGCGGCGGCCAGCGCGGAGCACGACTTCGTCTGGGTCGGGCTGTACGAGCCCAGCCACATCGAGCTCGGCGAGATCGCGAAGGCCTTCGACCTGCACCCGCTCGCCGTCGAGGACGCGGTCGTCGCCCACCAGCGCCCCAAGCTGGAGCGCTACGACAACAGCCTGTTCCTGGTCCTCAAGACGCTCTGGTACGTCGACGAGGACGACGCCGTCGAGACCGGCGAGATCAACGTCTTCATCGGCGCCGACTTCGTGATCACCGTCCGCCACGGCCGCGGATCGGCGCTCAGCGACGCCCGCCACGACCTGGAGAAGAAGCAGGCCGTCCTCGACCACGGCCCCTCGGCCGTGATCTACGCCGTCTGCGACGCCGTCGTCGACGGCTACACCGCGGTCGTCGCGGAGCTGCAGGTCGACGTCGACGAGGTCGAGGCATCGGTCTTCTCCGACAAGCGCACCCAGGACGGCGACCGGATCTACATCCTCAAGCGCGAGCTCTCCGAGGTACGCCGCGCCGTGCTGCCCCTGCGCGAGCCGATGCGCCGCTTCGCCACCGGCGCCGTCGACCTCGTCGAGGCCGAGGCCGCGCCCTTCTTCCGCGACGTCAGCGACCACCTCGCCCAGGCCGCGGAGGAGATCGACACCCTCGACCTGCTGCTGTCGTCGGCGTTCGACGCGCACGTGTCCCGGATCGCCATGCAGCAGAACGACGACATGCGCAAGATCTCGGCGGGCGCGGCGCTGGTCGTCGTGCCGACGCTGATCGCGGGGGTCTACGGCATGAACTTCCGCCACATGCCCGAGCTGGACTGGTCGTTCGGGTACCCGTTCGCGCTGCTGCTGATGGCGTCGACGATGGCGGGGCTGTGGATCTTCTTCAAGAGGTCGGGCTGGTTCTGA